Proteins from one Prevotella sp. E2-28 genomic window:
- a CDS encoding helix-hairpin-helix domain-containing protein — protein MKHRITLFLFLITLTATAQQEQTWEQVWQEMMTPEDEEESEVTWEEYHERLQQLADHPIDLNRTTREDLEQLPFLSEQQVMDIMEYLDRYGPMRSMNELKMVRSLDYQQISLLPFFVYVGEVPREEPHFPSFHNITKYGKHSLTATGHVPFYERKGDQNGYLGYRYRHSMRYEFTYGNYVKAGFMGAQDAGEPFFANQNSWGYDTYSYYIQVKKLGILENAVIGKYKVAAGMGLVLNTSFQLGKLATLQNMGRQTNTLRAHSSRSEGDYFQGAAATIKLSKPLSITAFASYRPIDATLNNDGTAATLITSGYHRTPTEMQKKHNTHQTAFGGSIGYRQNGLHLGANAVYTHMDCTLQPNTNTPYRRYYPQGDRFFNTSLDYGYTHYRFTFNGETAMNKEGAIATLNTISFQPSSGFSLVAIQRFYSYKYSGLYVHGFGNSSRTQNESGLYLGFTWQPLAHLHLQGYADYAYYPWARYQAAQASEAWDFLLTGNYQLSHWNLQARHRFKRKQKDNTSKTMLIPSNEHRTRISAAYTSDAGWTSKTQAEHVYSVYKTTSQGWMISEQTGYQQKSWQANMTLGYFHSDDYASRIYLYERQLQHDFSFPSYYGNGLRLALFAQISVNDHLRLATRLGYTNYFDRTSIGTGLQEIAQSHTTDLNLQVHWKF, from the coding sequence CACAGCTACGGCCCAACAGGAGCAGACATGGGAACAGGTTTGGCAGGAAATGATGACACCTGAAGACGAAGAAGAATCAGAGGTCACATGGGAAGAATATCACGAACGCCTGCAGCAACTAGCCGACCACCCAATAGACCTAAACCGTACTACCCGTGAAGACTTGGAGCAACTGCCATTCCTGTCGGAACAACAAGTGATGGATATCATGGAGTATCTGGACAGATACGGTCCGATGCGCTCAATGAATGAGTTGAAGATGGTGCGCTCGCTCGACTACCAGCAGATTTCCCTGTTGCCTTTCTTCGTCTATGTGGGCGAGGTGCCAAGAGAAGAGCCCCATTTTCCGTCCTTTCACAATATTACCAAATATGGCAAACATTCCTTAACAGCTACAGGGCATGTACCTTTCTACGAGCGGAAGGGCGACCAGAATGGTTATTTGGGCTATCGCTATCGTCATTCGATGCGCTATGAGTTCACCTACGGCAACTACGTAAAAGCAGGCTTTATGGGGGCACAGGATGCTGGCGAACCGTTCTTTGCCAACCAAAACAGCTGGGGTTACGACACCTATTCCTATTATATACAGGTGAAGAAACTGGGCATCCTTGAGAATGCCGTCATCGGGAAATACAAGGTAGCTGCTGGCATGGGACTGGTACTCAACACGAGCTTCCAACTGGGAAAACTGGCTACCCTGCAAAATATGGGCCGACAGACGAACACACTACGAGCACATAGCTCACGTTCTGAGGGCGACTATTTCCAAGGGGCTGCCGCCACCATCAAGTTATCGAAGCCTTTGAGCATCACCGCCTTTGCTTCTTATCGTCCTATTGATGCCACACTCAATAATGATGGAACGGCTGCAACCCTCATCACCAGCGGCTATCACCGCACACCTACGGAGATGCAGAAGAAGCACAACACCCACCAGACGGCCTTCGGCGGTAGCATCGGCTATCGGCAAAACGGACTGCATCTGGGGGCAAATGCAGTCTATACCCACATGGATTGCACGCTACAACCGAATACCAATACACCCTATCGTCGCTATTATCCACAGGGAGACCGTTTTTTCAATACCAGTCTTGACTATGGCTATACGCATTATCGCTTTACCTTCAACGGAGAGACCGCTATGAATAAAGAGGGTGCTATAGCAACCCTCAACACCATCAGTTTCCAGCCATCTAGCGGTTTTAGCTTAGTAGCTATCCAACGTTTTTACAGCTACAAGTATTCAGGTCTTTATGTGCATGGTTTCGGCAACAGCTCCAGGACACAAAACGAAAGCGGTCTCTATCTTGGCTTTACCTGGCAGCCCCTCGCCCATCTGCACCTGCAGGGCTATGCCGACTATGCCTACTACCCATGGGCGCGCTATCAGGCAGCACAGGCCTCTGAGGCATGGGATTTTCTACTCACAGGCAACTATCAACTAAGTCATTGGAACCTGCAGGCACGCCACCGCTTCAAACGGAAGCAGAAAGATAACACCAGCAAAACGATGCTGATTCCCAGTAATGAGCATCGCACAAGGATATCTGCAGCTTATACGTCTGACGCGGGATGGACTAGTAAGACACAGGCTGAACACGTCTATTCCGTTTACAAAACCACCTCGCAAGGCTGGATGATTAGCGAGCAGACGGGCTATCAACAGAAAAGCTGGCAAGCCAATATGACCTTAGGCTATTTCCATTCCGACGACTATGCCAGCCGTATCTATCTCTATGAGCGACAGCTACAGCACGACTTCTCTTTCCCTTCCTATTATGGCAACGGCTTACGCTTAGCACTCTTCGCTCAGATCAGCGTCAACGACCATCTGCGATTAGCCACCCGACTGGGCTACACCAACTATTTCGACCGCACATCCATCGGCACCGGTCTGCAGGAAATAGCGCAGTCGCACACCACCGACCTGAATTTGCAAGTCCACTGGAAGTTCTAA
- a CDS encoding bile acid:sodium symporter family protein, protein MIQAMIQLSRWLAGNASLFIIAIAILTFFLPELFMWVRGTTQTVILGIIMLTMGLTLTTDDFRILARRPLDILLGTCAQFLIMPCVAYLLTRVFHLEPALALGILLVGCCPGGVSSNIMSYLCHGDVAFSVGMTCASTLLAPVMTPMLMQLTAGEIIEIDAIGMFLNILIVTIIPVGIGCFLNYTYSKSKHFPTIQSLMPGLSVISLACIVGGVISTVHDDLIARGLWLFLWTFAVVFCHNTLGYILGYTAGRIAGFNQAKKRTISIEVGMQNAGLATVLAGNFFAAQPLAVLPCAISCAWHSISGTILAGIFLRFDTRRLKP, encoded by the coding sequence ATGATACAAGCAATGATACAACTGAGCCGCTGGCTCGCAGGCAATGCCTCGCTATTTATTATCGCCATTGCCATACTGACCTTCTTTCTGCCTGAACTCTTCATGTGGGTGAGAGGCACCACGCAGACCGTCATTCTTGGCATTATCATGCTGACGATGGGACTAACGCTGACTACTGATGATTTCCGCATACTAGCCCGCAGGCCTCTGGATATTCTTTTAGGTACGTGCGCACAATTTCTCATCATGCCATGCGTCGCCTACCTGTTAACACGAGTGTTTCACCTGGAACCAGCCTTAGCATTGGGCATATTGCTGGTGGGATGCTGTCCTGGTGGTGTGTCGAGCAACATCATGTCGTATCTCTGTCATGGTGATGTAGCCTTCTCGGTGGGCATGACCTGCGCTTCTACCTTACTTGCCCCCGTAATGACTCCCATGTTGATGCAACTCACAGCTGGAGAGATCATAGAAATAGATGCCATCGGCATGTTCCTGAACATTCTGATAGTAACGATTATCCCTGTTGGAATCGGCTGTTTCTTGAATTATACCTATTCCAAGAGCAAGCATTTCCCTACCATACAAAGCCTGATGCCCGGCCTCAGTGTGATAAGTTTGGCCTGCATCGTAGGTGGGGTTATTTCAACAGTACACGATGATTTGATAGCTCGCGGACTGTGGCTCTTCCTCTGGACCTTTGCGGTGGTGTTCTGTCACAACACACTGGGGTATATCCTCGGCTATACGGCAGGTCGCATAGCTGGCTTTAATCAAGCAAAGAAGCGCACCATCAGTATCGAGGTGGGTATGCAGAATGCGGGACTCGCCACAGTTCTTGCCGGCAACTTCTTTGCCGCCCAGCCATTGGCCGTACTACCTTGCGCCATCAGTTGCGCTTGGCATAGTATCAGTGGCACCATTCTGGCAGGCATCTTCCTCCGTTTTGATACCCGCAGATTAAAGCCCTAA